From Deltaproteobacteria bacterium, one genomic window encodes:
- a CDS encoding alpha-amylase/alpha-mannosidase yields the protein MDKRLNIAFVWHMHQPIYKDPFSGEYILPWVLLHGTKDYLDMPSMLEGFPSIKQTFNLVPSLIEQIRDYESDTVNDKYRAVVAKSSEELTADDKFFLLESFFQANWETVIRPFSRYWSLLVKRGFSWLREDTEAAIRFFSTEEYRDLQVLFFLSWIDPMLREKDEFLKALTEKGRNFSEDDKAKLLIKQTAIMRAIIPKYKEMAEKGQIELTVSPYFHPILPLLCDSDSAREAMPGVSLPKTRVLTPEDAREHVRRAIKSFKDTFGFAPKGMWPSEGSVSMEAVKIMAEEGINWIATDEAILEASLRQRAERDKYGHPTTDMIYKPYRVGQGASSMNMIFRDRVISDRIGFDYSKFGAKDAAADFMERIKKIHAVTKDPARSLVSVILDGENAWESYPNDGNDFFRELYSRLSDSDFARTVTVSEFLNSYGSAEPLERIASGSWINGNFKIWIGHQEDNSAWDAISGARDMIKKHALRSSSENEDIQGAWNALYAAEGSDWFWWYGDEHASMNDKQFDLLFRSYLKKVYALLGEEPPSSLDIPIISEERGFVPSALPHAFMEPVIDGKVTNYFEWLSAAAIEAQKTGGAMHQVSELKGGLLGKILYGFSIDRLFLRFDYKKELTDSDGVYEKPWSFEITALSPREVKIEVNVEGASSSANIYQKDVGSNTWGDAVQLETIKSQSVVEMAVPFSVFGAKARDELRLFIEVSYESGKKSERWPARGYLSIEAPDTDYEQTHWIV from the coding sequence ATGGATAAACGGCTCAACATAGCCTTTGTATGGCATATGCACCAGCCGATATACAAAGACCCTTTTAGCGGCGAGTACATACTTCCATGGGTGCTTCTCCACGGCACCAAAGACTACCTCGACATGCCCTCCATGCTCGAGGGCTTCCCAAGCATAAAGCAGACCTTCAACCTTGTTCCGTCTCTCATCGAACAGATAAGGGATTACGAGTCCGATACGGTAAACGACAAATACCGGGCAGTCGTTGCGAAGAGCTCGGAAGAGCTTACCGCCGACGACAAGTTCTTTTTACTGGAAAGTTTTTTCCAGGCCAACTGGGAAACTGTCATAAGGCCGTTTAGCCGGTACTGGTCTCTTCTTGTGAAGAGAGGGTTCTCGTGGCTAAGGGAAGATACCGAGGCAGCAATAAGGTTTTTCTCAACTGAAGAGTACCGCGATCTGCAAGTGCTATTTTTCCTCTCATGGATAGACCCAATGCTTCGCGAAAAGGACGAATTCTTAAAAGCCCTGACTGAAAAGGGCAGGAACTTTAGCGAAGACGACAAGGCAAAGCTCCTTATAAAGCAGACGGCTATCATGCGAGCCATCATCCCCAAGTATAAGGAAATGGCCGAGAAGGGGCAAATCGAGCTTACCGTCTCGCCGTACTTTCATCCGATACTGCCGCTTCTATGCGATAGCGACAGCGCAAGGGAAGCAATGCCGGGAGTTTCGCTCCCTAAAACACGCGTGCTGACGCCAGAGGACGCAAGAGAGCACGTGAGAAGGGCAATCAAGTCTTTCAAGGACACATTCGGCTTTGCTCCAAAAGGCATGTGGCCAAGCGAAGGCTCGGTCAGTATGGAGGCCGTCAAGATAATGGCAGAGGAAGGGATAAATTGGATAGCTACCGACGAGGCGATACTCGAGGCCTCTCTTAGGCAGAGGGCCGAGAGAGATAAGTACGGACATCCGACAACCGACATGATATACAAGCCCTACAGGGTCGGGCAGGGCGCTTCCAGCATGAACATGATATTTCGCGACCGCGTCATCTCCGACAGAATCGGCTTCGATTACTCGAAGTTCGGGGCAAAGGACGCTGCCGCTGATTTCATGGAGCGGATTAAAAAGATACACGCTGTCACAAAAGACCCGGCACGCTCTCTTGTATCGGTAATACTCGACGGCGAGAACGCATGGGAGTCCTATCCTAACGACGGTAACGATTTTTTCCGCGAACTTTACTCGCGTCTTTCCGACTCCGATTTCGCTCGCACGGTAACTGTTTCCGAGTTCCTTAATTCTTACGGCTCAGCTGAGCCCCTTGAGCGCATAGCGAGCGGGTCGTGGATAAACGGGAACTTCAAGATCTGGATAGGGCATCAGGAGGATAACTCGGCGTGGGACGCGATAAGCGGCGCAAGAGACATGATAAAGAAACACGCCTTACGGTCGAGCTCTGAGAACGAGGACATCCAAGGCGCGTGGAACGCGCTCTACGCGGCGGAAGGCAGCGACTGGTTCTGGTGGTACGGCGACGAGCACGCATCCATGAACGACAAACAGTTCGACCTTCTTTTCCGGTCTTATCTTAAAAAGGTCTACGCGCTCCTTGGCGAAGAGCCTCCTTCATCACTCGACATACCCATCATCTCCGAAGAACGCGGGTTCGTGCCCTCTGCATTGCCGCACGCCTTTATGGAACCTGTGATAGACGGCAAGGTCACAAATTATTTCGAATGGCTCTCTGCCGCAGCTATAGAGGCGCAAAAGACAGGCGGCGCAATGCACCAGGTCTCGGAACTAAAGGGCGGGCTGCTGGGTAAAATACTCTACGGCTTTAGCATCGATAGATTGTTTCTCAGGTTCGATTACAAAAAAGAACTCACTGACAGCGACGGCGTGTACGAGAAGCCCTGGAGCTTTGAGATAACGGCGCTTAGCCCGCGCGAGGTTAAAATTGAGGTGAATGTCGAGGGAGCAAGCTCTTCGGCGAACATATATCAAAAAGACGTCGGCTCCAATACATGGGGAGATGCCGTGCAGTTAGAGACAATCAAGTCGCAAAGCGTTGTCGAGATGGCAGTGCCGTTTTCCGTATTCGGCGCAAAGGCAAGGGACGAGCTGAGGCTCTTTA
- a CDS encoding PQQ-binding-like beta-propeller repeat protein — MHPGPIDVPLKKTWKRSVRTFYQRFFKLSVPDTSSSPIVYDNILYAGSPGNRFFAFDLTSGKTVWKFKPKSPVNGAPTVDGDKVCFGTVNTVFHCLDRKSGAELWKMDAKAEILAAPVIAEGRVFMLSEDNRLYALDAATGKKLWGASSPSGETVLPRLVNSPAYADGRLYVMFSDGYLAALDASTGRELWQARSTGNYLADRGARHAPLLGGSMVYAIDYGGYVTAYDAISGEKKIRYDITGVSDFAIKDGVFYAATNERMTAMTASTGEVLWISDMPKDSTVSFLAMSGNHIFVFRNAKHRPLGIKRLEKDVSYITVYSATDGTVVWEKKFGTYMLSEPALFNGGAAFIDRKGRLYVFKAPV, encoded by the coding sequence ATGCATCCCGGCCCCATCGACGTGCCGCTAAAAAAGACCTGGAAACGCTCGGTCAGGACGTTTTACCAGCGCTTTTTCAAGCTAAGCGTTCCCGATACGTCATCGAGCCCGATTGTCTACGATAACATCCTCTACGCCGGTTCACCCGGTAACCGGTTTTTCGCCTTTGATCTGACAAGCGGCAAGACCGTGTGGAAGTTCAAGCCGAAGAGCCCGGTAAACGGAGCGCCTACGGTCGATGGCGATAAGGTATGTTTTGGAACGGTCAATACGGTATTTCACTGCCTTGACCGTAAAAGCGGGGCAGAGCTTTGGAAAATGGACGCCAAGGCCGAGATACTTGCGGCCCCGGTCATTGCCGAGGGTCGCGTTTTCATGCTTTCCGAAGATAACCGTCTCTACGCCCTTGACGCCGCAACAGGCAAGAAGCTCTGGGGGGCTTCGAGCCCGTCTGGCGAAACAGTGCTGCCGCGCCTCGTCAACTCGCCTGCGTACGCAGACGGACGTCTCTATGTAATGTTCTCTGATGGATACCTGGCAGCGCTTGACGCTTCGACAGGGCGAGAACTCTGGCAAGCGCGTTCTACAGGCAATTACCTGGCTGACAGGGGCGCAAGACACGCCCCGCTGCTTGGCGGCTCCATGGTCTATGCCATAGACTACGGCGGGTACGTCACTGCATACGACGCTATTAGCGGGGAGAAAAAAATACGCTATGATATAACCGGGGTCTCGGACTTTGCCATCAAGGACGGCGTGTTCTACGCGGCAACCAACGAGCGAATGACGGCCATGACGGCCTCTACCGGAGAGGTGCTCTGGATATCCGATATGCCAAAGGATTCGACCGTAAGTTTCCTCGCAATGTCCGGCAATCATATATTTGTCTTCAGAAACGCCAAGCACAGGCCGCTTGGCATAAAGAGGCTCGAAAAGGACGTATCGTATATCACGGTCTATTCTGCAACGGACGGAACCGTTGTGTGGGAGAAAAAGTTCGGGACATATATGCTATCGGAGCCGGCGCTGTTTAACGGCGGCGCGGCATTCATCGACAGAAAAGGGCGTCTCTACGTCTTCAAGGCCCCCGTATGA
- a CDS encoding histidinol phosphate phosphatase domain-containing protein, with protein sequence MIDFHTHTFNSDGELIASELAARAAAAGYRALAITDHVDESNMEEVIEQTLRFTASYKGGRVKVVPGVEITHVAPEAIGPLAARARKLGAKIVVCHGETIVEPVEAGTNSAAIRAGVDILAHPGLVSAEDAVLAAKAGVYFEITSRKGHSLTNGHVAAAARKHGVGLIVNTDTHSPGDLITVDTARRVAIGANMTEEEFKIARKNAETLLEKILG encoded by the coding sequence ATGATAGATTTTCACACGCACACCTTTAACTCGGACGGCGAGCTCATTGCCTCCGAGCTCGCGGCCAGGGCCGCTGCCGCAGGGTACAGGGCGCTTGCAATCACCGACCATGTGGATGAATCCAATATGGAAGAAGTAATAGAGCAGACGCTTCGCTTCACGGCATCATACAAAGGCGGCAGGGTAAAGGTCGTCCCTGGCGTTGAGATAACGCACGTTGCCCCGGAGGCCATAGGGCCGCTTGCAGCCAGGGCACGTAAGCTTGGCGCAAAAATAGTCGTTTGCCACGGAGAGACAATTGTAGAGCCTGTGGAGGCCGGAACCAACAGTGCTGCCATAAGGGCAGGGGTGGACATACTCGCGCATCCGGGGCTCGTTAGCGCCGAAGACGCTGTGCTTGCGGCAAAGGCAGGCGTATATTTCGAGATAACCTCCAGAAAAGGCCACAGCCTCACAAACGGCCACGTGGCGGCAGCCGCAAGAAAGCACGGTGTCGGTCTTATCGTAAATACCGATACGCATTCGCCGGGCGACCTTATAACGGTCGATACTGCCAGACGCGTTGCCATTGGCGCCAATATGACGGAAGAGGAGTTTAAAATAGCCAGAAAAAATGCCGAAACTTTGCTTGAGAAAATACTTGGATAG